In the genome of Corythoichthys intestinalis isolate RoL2023-P3 chromosome 19, ASM3026506v1, whole genome shotgun sequence, one region contains:
- the LOC130907477 gene encoding required for drug-induced death protein 1-like: MKPVGVPRRPRHRDAEAGGASYRRHVDSAEAERHRKRREVHLAFRAERYQPLVEEDVKEEKKTKKEKYKRVKKNVGKALRSTWKCLMLGLYNFALGYSTPVTAAATFVPHFTPGRNRS, from the exons ATGAAGCCCGTCGGAGTACCACGGAGGCCGCGGCACAGGGACGCCGAGGCCGGTGGGGCCTCGTACCGGCGACATGTGGACAGTGCGGAGGCTGAGCGGCACCGAAAGCGTAGGGAGGTCCATTTGGCTTTTCGGGCTGAGCGCTATCAACCGCTTGTTGAGGAGGATGTGAAGGAGGAAAAGAAAACCAAGAAAGAGAAATATAAAAGAGTTAAGAAG AATGTCGGCAAAGCGCTGCGCTCGACGTGGAAGTGCCTGATGCTCGGCCTTTATAATTTTGCCCTGGGCTACTCCACGCCAGTGACAGCTGCCGCCACCTTTGTGCCGCACTTCACCCCGGGGAGAAACAGAAGCTGA